GAATCACCGTCGAgttctagatgctaatttccacttaaatgcacttccTGGGCAATTGTGCAttgatcccgagaccatgtaaactatatgaAACAAACACAATCAGTAATTacaattatttgtatttttttttttagtatttgtaaatcaagTGGCTTTTACATGTACATTGGGgtcaaaatcatgatttttgaagattttggttggattttcaccaagaattgttatatcgatattgctgcgaaattaagaaagatagaagttgggtgttaagtaacaaattgtagaacggtGAGCGAGgttaaatttaattgatagaaacaattaagttcaatattaatttttaggataacaTTAATAAATATTACTAactcttccaaaatgttatttgaatccaataatttagatgtttcacaactatatcctgtactaaattttctcgtcTTTCTAATTAAAGCAAAAGAATCGTCTTCTATAGCGTATTTTTCATGTAGCGCAAGTTTggggcaacagagtccgaaacaaacaaaaagttctataactctcccattgttgaaattcaaacatatgcgtaaaaggattttttcatcaaatatgactgTTACGTCAGCAAAGAAAGGCAACGCACTGATTCCTGTTGTGAGTTTTATTCAACTGCGTAAAACTACAAACTAATTCGGCATTAATTTCAGATAGCattataatttcatttttttacatttcagtGGCCCGTTCAATTGGTTGGCCTTTCAATTCACCGTCGAATTTTAGGTTAAATCTAGATCCTAAGTAATTTGTAGGTTTAATAGTATAATTAGGCTCTAGCGTAAGATattaatacaggtaaacttcgatataacgtacatttcactttcaaaattgtacgttgtatcgaattgtacgttatatcgaagcataataaagtactcacaaacgtagtctataatacattattgtgttgctgttttagtaaagttaatgaataacttcaatcagtagacgaagccagcctgtctcatgatgtttcccttcgtactgttgattaaagcttgattcatttagaatccggaatcacaaaaccagccgTATTtcaggattgattgaaggtacaaaacttgttttagcatcacaatacagataattcattgtcctatcagaaaaaaaattgatcaaaaatgtcgtttacactttggaaatgtgtacgttatatcgaggtaaaatgtacgttataacgagggtacgttatatcgaagtttccctgtataagtAATTTTACATTATCTAGTTCGTAAGTAGGTTTAGAACTAGATTATAAGTTTTTGTCAAATTTCGCCTGAATTCTACtatactttatttttttttgactattTCACTACACGTTAGTTCTCCTGTTGTTCTGGTTTGTTATGATAATTTTTCCTACAGCTTCTATACGTCACATTATCGCTGCTGACAACTTATCAGGAACTATTAGGACAACTTATcatctacactgagagaaaacggtacaccacgattgaagatctcaaggtcgcaatttcaatTCCATcatgaattttccaggttattagccgaaatggcaatattgccaattattgacttGTAAATCAGCCTGtcgttttaatttttcattgtaaatacttatgaattttgaagtggtcttatagaaactggacagctgaaattatcatatttaagcacaataaataaacaaacaactcttttgaatggaattgacgttaaatatactttattctaagcagtctacaatcttgttcaaattttaactgtttgtgttgctacgaaatagaatcagagtggtcttatagaagttggacagagtgtcggTGTAGTcaatctcgagatatttgaaaaaacatttctaatttattgtctttttcaatttaacattttaatttatatatttatttatttttcattttttcatacaaaaacgaagtcatgtagaaaattcaaaaaatgggtacaaggtggtaaaactatttttgacgaactttgtggaacatcgaatttttatgaatttttgaaacttggaaTTTGTGTATGGTAACAATACTTTTTgggcacaaattatgaattccaaTGTGATTCagaacaaaaaagctcttcatcaatctccttcttgatgcagccattctcgagatattaaaaaaaatatttttaatttattgccttttttataataaataggctcttttaatatgtttgtcgcattataccgccatgttcatgaaattttatgaatttgcttttaattttcaacaacttttccaaatacatctttatggtaaaaatatatgtttaggaattACGTTGAAAACATTTGACGACATGTggattaatacaaaacgtagcgataattttaaatatctcgagaatggctgcatttagaagcagattgataaagagcttttttgttttaaatcacatcaggattcataatttgtggctgaaaTTTATTgcaaacatacaaaaactcgaagcttcgaaatatcataaaaattctatgttccacaaagttcataaaaatagttttaccaacttggactcattttttaaattttccacatgtcttttattttataagaaaatttttttaaaaaattgaaaaatatgtattttagatattgctaattaaagtttttttgtaaataaaaaaagagtactaatttttttttctcagtgtatattttttcacgttttgacttcaatactctataactctttctaagacactattttccgatacgactcatagtttttgaaatatgaattatcaaagatttctcccactaaaatcgatatgccattatcaaaagttacactccagtcaaaaaattcccaaatgctgtggaaaactcatatttcctccaacccaaacggaatacaaactttcgttcgaatcaaaaatacatgtttttaaaatatgcatttTCAGTTAGATTTCATTTGGTATTGCACAATTACAGAATTAGTGCCTGTACAATAACTTTCTACCAAGTAACCAGTCGATAAATTCCCATAAGTACTGCTAGCAAATGAACAAATTGAAGGTAGCGATCAAGGACAAACATCGTGATTTAGCCTATGTGATAGGCGTAATCTTCCCATCAGGCCAACGCAAAACTTCATTTCACTATAAATTAcacaataaaatattttgaaatctgGCTGGGAGGTCCTATCTCACCAGCTAAACTAACCGGTTATTACAACCTCAGATTATCACAGCTTCAGGTCTGTGCAGAATCATTTTAAGGGCAAGAAGTTCAATTCTGTGGACAGTATATAATAATACCTTGGACGGTTTTCGACGAGAAGACAAACTGTTGCCGCACCCACTGTGCCGTTACTACCGGTTACCAAGTGAGTCCCGATTACGCCCTTCACAAATGAAAGTGTAATGTTTACCAGGAGAAACGTCAGATGAAAATTAAGATGAAGagaatgaaaacaaacaataGATTGATAGAGTGAATTGAAGTgatagaaaattgaaattaaaaggaAAGCCATAGTTTGAAGAAAGTAGAAAGTTTATGAAAATTATTGAATCAAAGAGTTGAAGCAGATAACGAGAAAATAAGTAGAAACCGGAGGAATTGAGGAAAGAGACAGAAGAAAACCAAATGTAAGAATTATTCATATATGAAGAATTGTTCATTAatctaaaaattaataaattctaGCTTAAAGCTGTGTTACTATATACGTAGCTAAAAAGAGGTTTCACTCTCATCGTTCTCCTGAAATTCGTCCGGCAACAATCTTTAAGATTTGTCTTTGGAGTAGAGAGAGATTTACGGTTGGATACGTTGCGTGGTTGGAGTACCGTATAGATGGAAAACCACTGCCTGATGTGTGACCGGCCAGATAATGCCGACAATCTGGTGCAGTGCGACAAATGCGATGGATATGTGCACTTTTCCTGTGCTGATGTGGGTGAATCGATTGCCGATGCAGATCGGAGTTTTACCTGCAAGAAATGCGTCGAAAGCGAAGAGGCTGTCACTATATCGTCACAACACACCAGCAAACGCTCCCACGCATCGTCGAGAAGTAGCATCAGTGCAAGGCGGACGAGCTTGCGGTTACAGCAGATAGAAACGGATCGTCAAAACCGCCTGAAGGAGTTAGATGATGCGGAGAAGTACCAGAGAATGCGTCGTCAAGTGGAAGCTGATTTTGATAAGCAGCGTTTCCAGGTGCTCGATGCACAACAGGAAGAGGTCGAACAGCGCAGCACGAGGAGCAGAGTAAGCTCTAGAGTCATCCGCGAGAACACCAGTAAGTGGGTGTGAGCAGCAAGTCAGACTGAGGGTCAAGTAGTCACCACGTGAACAACCGCTGTTACCACCGCCACATGCACCGCTACCGTATCGCAGAGCCAGCCTGGAAGTTCACCTCAACCTGTTGACATGGGAACTCATCGTATCGAGGGTTCAGCATTGCAGCGAACGGGACTCGCCGCCGAATCTAATGACACACAAATGCCGTCGCAAGTGTCATCAAGCATCGTTACAAGACCGCAGGAAGGAGGTGTTCCTGTTACCACCAGATCCCAGTTGGATGTTTCGATTCCGGCAGCTGTCACAGCAATAGTTAGCGTAACTGATGGCAATCGAGTCGAATTAATAAATCCAACGCATGTCAATCCTGTTGTTAACCAGGTGAGAAAAGGTGGTAGGAAAACTAAGGTAGATGAAATAGTCAACACTAGCACTCCGAAACAATCGCATGTAGTAACGaacgaaaatgtaaatcaaaccAGCCAGTTAGTAGTTACGAGTAGCAAAAATGATTACATTGAGTCAGCATGTTTGTACACTACTAGTCGAAGTCAATTTCCACAAACTGTTCACTCAAATACAAAGCCTGCAGAAGGTGCTCATGTTACCGCGTCCCTTGGGTCAGTGCTTAAACCACCGTCGGGGCACGGGCAAGGTATCGATCTCCATCCGTCCTTGTTTCCTCCACCATCGGGGCGCATACAGTTCGATGTATCGAATTCGTTGAAACCTCCACCACCGTCAGGGCAAAAGCAAAATGTCGTATCAAATCCACTATCGGCGATGAAATAGATGAGCCTTGATCCACTTACCCAATGGGATCGGCCAGTGCTTCAGCAACCTGGATATGAAAGTTACCAGGGAATGTTGTCCAGATCAACCAAAGTGGGTTGTACAATACCGAACGTACAATCGTCGTCAGTGGAACAAATGCAGCAACAATGTTCTGGGTTGAGTTCTTCGGTGCTTTTGCCATCTTTGGGGAATCAGCATTTGCAGTTGCCAACGTCGTCGTTGCCTTTAGCACAGCCGGGGCATCAGCAATTTCAAGTACCAACGTCTTCGATATTTCTGCCTCCGCCGGAGCATCAGCAGTATCGAATATCGAATTCGATGGTGTCAGAGCCACCGTTGGGACCTGCACGTTCTTTTGCACCAGGAAACCAGAATCTTCGGTCAGTACGAATGCAGCCGAATGCTCATGATTTTTCCCGTCCACGTCCTGCAGGACCTACCGCCGAACAACTGGCCGCTCGTCAAGTCATCCCAAGAGAGTTACCCGTGTTCTCTGGGAATCCCCAGGATTGGCCACTTTTCTTTAGTTCCTTTCGTAATTCCACTGAAGCCTGCGGATACAATGACGCCGAAAACCTGGCACGACTACAACGATGCCTTCGAGGACACGCTTTGGACAGAGTTCGCAGTCGATTGCTGATTCCTGAGTCAGTTCCTCACGTTATGGCCACGCTTCAACGACTCTATGGAAGACCAGAAATTATAATTATGTCACTCCTGAAAAGAATGCGCGAAATTTCCTCCCCCAGAGGAGATGATCTCAAAACGTTGATCAAGTTCGGCATGGGAGTGGAGAATCTAGTTGATCATATGATTTTGGCGGACCAACAACAGCACATTAGTAATCCTATGCTATTGCAAGAGTTGGTAGATAGGCTTCCGTCGAATCTGAAGTTGCAGTGGGCATCATACAAACGAAACTACTATGTTGTTAATTTAGCgactttcaacgattttatgaaGGAACTTGTCATGATGGCAAGTGAAGTAACACTTCAAGTAGATCCGGGGATGCAGATTCCGGGAAAATACGAGAAATGTAAGCGGGAGAACACCGCAAAGGAGAAGCTTTTCGTGCACCAACAAGCACCAATGGTGCCTAGACCGTCCGGGAGCAACACTGCTCTGAGAGAAGTAGCTAGTCCTGAGAGCAAGCCCTGTTTACACTGTGACAAATCAGACCATCGTATCGCGGAAAGTCCAGAGTTTAAGAAGCTGAGTTTGGATGATCGATGGAAGGCAATGCGACAAAAGGGATTATGTCGACTGTGTTTGATACCTCACCGATCCTGGCCGTGTCGCTCCAAGCGAGAGTGCGGAATAGGAGACTGTCGCATGCGTCATCACCCTTTGCTGCACACGAAGAAATCAGAAACGATTACGCCTTCACCATCAACACCAACAAATAGAAATATTGCACATCAACATCACCACTCCTTCACATCATCTGCGTTGTCGCGGTATCTTCCTGTCACACTGTACGGAAACGGGAAGAGCGTGAACGTATACGCGTTCCTCGACGATGGGTCCTCGTCAACCATGTTGGAAGTGGAAGTGGCGAATCTGCTAGGAGTAAAAGGGCCCAGTGAGCCCATGTGTTTGTGCTGGACGGGAGATGTTAAGAGAATCGAGAAGGGATCGCAACGTGTAGAGATAACCATTTCAGGACTGAGCGAGAAAACAAGTTTTCCATTGAGAGCGAGGACCGTCGAGCAGCTCAAACTGCCCAGTCAAACCGTAGCTTACGACGAGCTTTGCGAGGGATATCCACATCTCAGAAAATTACCAATGCGGGGATACACAGATATCACTCCTCAGCTGATTATCGGGGTAGACAACGCTAAGTTGCTCAGTGCGCTCAAGAGTCCAGAAAGTGGTACTGGAGAGTTAGTCGCTGTCAAAACTCGGCTGGGATGGTGCATTTACGGACGATGTACTACCGCTAAGAGTCCTGTGGAGTACGTAAATGCTCACGTGGAGCAATGTGCAGAAGAGGCTGAAATCAACAGCTTATTTAGGCAGTTTCTAGCGGTGGATGAATCGAGTATTCAACACAGTCCTGAATCGGAAGAAGACAAGCGTGCCATGGAGATTCTCCAGAACACCACTCGCAGGGTGGACAGCAGATTGGAAACAGGACTGATATGGCGCTATAACGAACCGTGCTTTCCGAATAGCTACCCAATGGCAGTGCGCAGAATGGAAGCGCTCGAAAGAAAGTTGGCTAAAGACCCAGAGCTTGACGAGAAAGTAAGATTGCAGATTGCAGAGTATCTTGAAAAGGGGTATGCTTATCGGATAACTCCAGCAGAAATGGAGTCTACCGACCCTAGACGTGTCTGGTATCTACCACTTGGGGTAGTAAGAAATCCGAAAAAACCAGGCAAGATTCGCCTGATTTGGGATGCGGCAGCCCGAGTGAACGGCACATCCTTTAACGATATGGTCCTTAAAGGACCCGATATGATGACCGCTTTAACCACCGTACTTCTGCGTTTCCGGCAGAAGCGTGTCGCATTTAGTGCCGATATAAAGGAGATGTTCCACCAATTCCTGATTCGGTCAAGGGACAGACAAGCGCAACGGTTCGTATTCCGCGAACATCCAGGACAGCCACCACAGATCTACGTAATGAGAGTCGCCACGTTCGGCGCAGCGTGCTCACCATGCATAGCTCAGTacctgaaaaacaaaaattcgaaggaGTACGCGAACAAATTCCCAGACGCAGCCCGAGCAATAATCGAAAATCACTACGCTGATGATTATCTCGATAGTGTAGATTCCGTAGAAGAGGCGGTAAACCTGATCAACGAGGTGAAGTACGTGCACTCCATGGCTGGAATGGAGATTCGGAACTTCTCGCCAAATTTCACCGAAGTGCTTACGCGAATAGGGGAAACCAGTAAAGTTCAGCAGAAGTCCCTTACTCCGACCATTAGTGtggagagaatacttggaatgGTTTGGAGGTCATCAGAAGACGTTTTTAGTTTCGAGCTCAGTGTGAAGGAGGAGATTCGAAACATCGTAGAGAGTCAGAATGCACCCACAAAACGTCAAGTTTTACGGACGATCATGTCTCTATATGATCCATTAGGACTCGTGGCGCACTTTTCAGTTCACGGGAAGATTCTCATGCAACGAATATGGAGAACTAGTACAGGTTGGGACGAGACGATCAGTGGGGATCTAGTAGAAGAGTGGCGCCGGTGGATCAACACGTTGATGAAGATAGGGGAAGTCAGTGTCCCTAGATGTTTCTTTTCTGGCATCGTTACCCCGAAGAACCTGCAGATCCACTTTTTTGTCGACGCAAGCGAAAACGCATACGCCTGCGTCGTATATATTCGAAGTCTGTACAACGGAACACCTCGATGCTCGCTGATAGCCGCGAAGACCAAGGTGGCACCATTAAAACCAAATTCAATTCCGCGGTTAGAGCTGCAGGCGGCTTTGATCGGTTCTCGACTTCTTGATAACATCTGCAAGTCTCTGACGATAACAGTGGCCGCCAGATATCTTTGGTCAGACTCGACAACTGTGCTCGCGTGGTTGAAGTCCGAAACTCGACGATACCACCAGTTCGTTGGCTTCCGGGTAGGAGAGATCCTCAGTACGACTACCGTGAGCGAATGGCGGAAAGTACAGTCGAAGTTTAACATCGCCGATCAAGCGACGAAGTGGAGAGATGGACCCAGTTTCAATCCTAACGACTGGTGGTATACAGGCCCAGCATTCCTGATGAATCCAGATGATAATTGGCAAAAGGATGATTCGGAAGAGTTTTCGACGGAAGAAGATTTGCGAGCTGCTTTCCTGCACCATCGAGTTTTGTCGACACCAATTCTTCAGTACTTAAGATTCTCAAAATGGAAGAGATTTCTGCGGTCGACTGGATTCGTCGTCAGGGCAATGAAGCGGTTCCTGGGGCTACATGCGATAGGCCCACTCTCACAAGAGGAACTACAGCAAGCCGAGACGCTGATATGGCAGCAGGTACAACAGGAAGAATACACGGATGAACTCGCAATACTTCGCTACAATAAAGATAATCCGGATATGGAGTCAAAATCGGTTGACAGCACCAGTGCATTGTACAAGTTGAGCCCGATGCTTGATAGTGATGGAGTTCTACGCATGAATAGTCGGATTGGAGCAGCGCCAATAGTAACCAACGAAGTAAGATTTCCGGTTCTGctcccgaaaagtcatcgagCAACGGAGTTGCTTGTAGCTGATTACCACGCACGTTTTCTACACAGTAACCATGAAACGGTAGTGAACGAGTTAAGGCAGCGGTTCTATATTCCCCAGCTTCGCGTGGTCGTTAGGAAGATTGCCAAGCAGTGCCAATATTGTAGGGTACATAAGGCGGTACCTCATCCACCAATCATGGCACCACTTCCAGAGATTCGGTTGACTGCTTTCGTTCGTCCATTCACGCATACTGGTGTGGACTACTTCGGTCCTGTATTTGTCAAGCAAGGTCGCAGCCTGGTTAAGCGCTGGATAGCGCTTTTTACTTGCCTGTCCATCAGAGCAGTGCACCTCGAAGTTGTTCATGGTTTGTCTACCCAGTCGTGCGTGATGGCAATCAGAAGGTTCGTGGCACGAAGGGGATCACCATCAACGTTCTGCTCAGACAATGGGACCAATTTTATTGGAGCAAGCAATATACTGCAGGAACAGCTCAAGATCACCAATGAACACTGCGCTGCTACCTTCACTAACACGAATACGAGATGGTTGTTGAACCCGCCGTTGACGCCCCACATGGGAGGATCATGGGAGCGCATGGTCAGATCAGTGAAGGTGGCGATGACGGCAATTTCAGAGCATCCACATCACCCCAGtgatgaggttttggagacaGTTGCGCTGGAGGCTGAGTCGGTGGTTAATTCTAGGCCACTAACCTACATCGCATTGGATCATGCTGAGCAGGAGGCTCTTACGCCGAACCACTTCATGTTCTACGGTACGCAAGGAGTCAACCAACCCTGCTGAGAGCTGGTGGATTACACTACGCTGCGGGACAGTTGGAAGCTTGGCCAGTATCTTGTGGATACCTTCTGGAGACGCTGGGTACATGAATATTTACCCATGTTAACCCGGCGCACCAAGTGGTTCCAGCTAGTAAGACCTTTAAAAGCCGGAGACTTGGTGGTCGTGGTAGACGAAGGTAGGCGCAATGGATGGCTTCGAGGACGAATTCTTGATGTGGTGTCAGGAAAGGATGGACAAGTGCGGAGAGCAGTGGTGCAAACATCCAAAGGAACGATCAGTCGTCCAGCAACGAAGCTGGCATTGCTAGAGGCTAGCTAGCTAGCTGAGAGATAGGAGAGGCTTGTTTGAGCGAACCGGAGCTACACGGGCGGGGGGATGTTGCCGCACCCACTGTGCCGTTACTACCGGTTACCAAGTGAGTCCCGATTACGCCCTTCACAAATGAAAGTGTAATGTTTACCAGGAGAAACGTCAGATGAAAATTAAGATGAAGagaatgaaaacaaacaataGATTGATAGAGTGAATTGAAGTgatagaaaattgaaattaaaaggaAAGCCATAGTTTGAAGAAAGTAGAAAGTTTATGAAAATTATTGAATCAAAGAGTTGAAGCAGATAACGAGAAAATAAGTAGAAACCGGAGGAATTGAGGAAAGAGACAGAAGAAAACCAAATGTAAGAATTATTCATATATGAAGAATTGTTCATTAatctaaaaattaataaattctaGCTTAAAGCTGTGTTACTATATACGTAGCTAAAAAGAGGTTTCACTCTCATCGTTCTCCTGAAATTCGTCCGGCAACACAAACATTATCTGGTAGGAAAGAATTTTTAAACTGTATGAAAGAGAGATTGTGGAGCAAACCTATGCATATAAAACTAAATAAATGTGTGTCTGCCTATAAAAATTGtggtttttttctttgaaaaatttacACAAACATTCCGGATAACCCAATATAAGCTattctgatttttcctgattttaatttccattctccctgatttttgaaaaaaccctcaatatgaataagtatttacaataagaaagattcctactgaagataggggagaatccaaccaagaattttccaacaggaacgatagaattttccatactgtgcaagtggaaaattccctacacatagcaggtagccagtaagttagttctaacgtttttatagttctgtacatcctcacagagggatcgaggattagagagaaaaaataaaacagttgatagttgaacatcgagaagaacagttgtttctctcgatagaaaaaaaaaaaaagaaaagtgccccAGACCGCCTGAGCGTTACATTTGGTGACAGCAGTGGGATGCTGTCCAAGTGGGGACAGCAGCCCACCCATTAAGTGATTATTTGGATGCTAGCGCGAGTGCGTTATCGACAACCAATTTCAGTGTACGCGGCGCATTTTATTCTTCGAATCAAGAAGGatcttttgttttcgtgaggGAACAATTTCAATCGAAAGTGTGAGAAGAAAACTCGACTCGagaatcgaatcaaaaatataatcaatgaaaaaaaaagtatcagaAACATTGTGGAACAAAAGTTAAAAAATTAGTGATCGTAATTGATAGCAGATCAAGTGACATTGGATCTTCCAAAGTGTATGGAAGCAAAACCAGAAAACCAAAATCTGAATCGAAGTGGTTATCCCACCAAGTGAAAAAACGTTTGAATAGAAACTATCAAAACAAATTGGATTAAACGAAACGGTGCAAAAATATTACAACAGTGCCTAATCTCAACAGCCAGAATGAATAAGACGAAACATGTGACGGAAGGCAATGCTGTGGACGAGACGGTTCCTCTCAAAGCAAAACTGTTGATCAAGTGCAATAACTTAAAATGGAAGCAGTTTGATGGCAGTGATGTATTCAAAAAAGGGAAACACTGTAATATCGGGATACGTCAGTGGCGGTGACTACAGACCGGCAGGATTGGGTGCGCTATCATGATGCCAGTATTATGAGAAGGCGAACTTCTAGCAGGATTCTGGTTGGAGGAAAACGTTAATAAAGCTATGGCACCTAATAAAGATAGTTaaacaattttatgaaaaatatatattaaaaatgataaaagtatactattaaaaaaaatacgagaaatCGCTGATGCATTCAGCAGATGCGAGGAAAAAAACTAGGGTTATTCAATTCTGTAAGAACTGTTCATTCTGTTTTGAAAACACAATCATATCTCCCATACTTCAATTGTATGAACAGGGAAAGATGGGGAAATGTACTTATCGATAATTTAAACAGGtttgatttcaaatttcacAAAAACACACTTTAAAGTGGGATTTTTAGAAAAAGTGACAGATTC
The Toxorhynchites rutilus septentrionalis strain SRP chromosome 2, ASM2978413v1, whole genome shotgun sequence genome window above contains:
- the LOC129767124 gene encoding uncharacterized protein LOC129767124, with the translated sequence MENHCLMCDRPDNADNLVQCDKCDGYVHFSCADVGESIADADRSFTCKKCVESEEAVTISSQHTSKRSHASSRSSISARRTSLRLQQIETDRQNRLKELDDAEKYQRMRRQVEADFDKQRFQVLDAQQEEVEQRSTRSRSQPGSSPQPVDMGTHRIEGSALQRTGLAAESNDTQMPSQVSSSIVTRPQEGGVPVTTRSQLDVSIPAAVTAIVSVTDGNRVELINPTHVNPVVNQVRKGGRKTKVDEIVNTSTPKQSHVVTNENVNQTSQLVVTSSKNDYIESACLYTTSRSQFPQTVHSNTKPAEGAHVTASLGSVLKPPSGHGQGIDLHPSLFPPPSGRIQFDVSNSLKPPPPSGQKQNVVSNPLSAMK
- the LOC129767128 gene encoding uncharacterized protein LOC129767128; its protein translation is MSLDPLTQWDRPVLQQPGYESYQGMLSRSTKVGCTIPNVQSSSVEQMQQQCSGLSSSVLLPSLGNQHLQLPTSSLPLAQPGHQQFQVPTSSIFLPPPEHQQYRISNSMVSEPPLGPARSFAPGNQNLRSVRMQPNAHDFSRPRPAGPTAEQLAARQVIPRELPVFSGNPQDWPLFFSSFRNSTEACGYNDAENLARLQRCLRGHALDRVRSRLLIPESVPHVMATLQRLYGRPEIIIMSLLKRMREISSPRGDDLKTLIKFGMGVENLVDHMILADQQQHISNPMLLQELVDRLPSNLKLQWASYKRNYYVVNLATFNDFMKELVMMASEVTLQVDPGMQIPGKYEKCKRENTAKEKLFVHQQAPMVPRPSGSNTALREVASPESKPCLHCDKSDHRIAESPEFKKLSLDDRWKAMRQKGLCRLCLIPHRSWPCRSKRECGIGDCRMRHHPLLHTKKSETITPSPSTPTNRNIAHQHHHSFTSSALSRYLPVTLYGNGKSVNVYAFLDDGSSSTMLEVEVANLLGVKGPSEPMCLCWTGDVKRIEKGSQRVEITISGLSEKTSFPLRARTVEQLKLPSQTVAYDELCEGYPHLRKLPMRGYTDITPQLIIGVDNAKLLSALKSPESGTGELVAVKTRLGWCIYGRCTTAKSPVEYVNAHVEQCAEEAEINSLFRQFLAVDESSIQHSPESEEDKRAMEILQNTTRRVDSRLETGLIWRYNEPCFPNSYPMAVRRMEALERKLAKDPELDEKVRLQIAEYLEKGYAYRITPAEMESTDPRRVWYLPLGVVRNPKKPGKIRLIWDAAARVNGTSFNDMVLKGPDMMTALTTVLLRFRQKRVAFSADIKEMFHQFLIRSRDRQAQRFVFREHPGQPPQIYVMRVATFGAACSPCIAQYLKNKNSKEYANKFPDAARAIIENHYADDYLDSVDSVEEAVNLINEVKYVHSMAGMEIRNFSPNFTEVLTRIGETSKVQQKSLTPTISVERILGMVWRSSEDVFSFELSVKEEIRNIVESQNAPTKRQVLRTIMSLYDPLGLVAHFSVHGKILMQRIWRTSTGWDETISGDLVEEWRRWINTLMKIGEVSVPRCFFSGIVTPKNLQIHFFVDASENAYACVVYIRSLYNGTPRCSLIAAKTKVAPLKPNSIPRLELQAALIGSRLLDNICKSLTITVAARYLWSDSTTVLAWLKSETRRYHQFVGFRVGEILSTTTVSEWRKVQSKFNIADQATKWRDGPSFNPNDWWYTGPAFLMNPDDNWQKDDSEEFSTEEDLRAAFLHHRVLSTPILQYLRFSKWKRFLRSTGFVVRAMKRFLGLHAIGPLSQEELQQAETLIWQQVQQEEYTDELAILRYNKDNPDMESKSVDSTSALYKLSPMLDSDGVLRMNSRIGAAPIVTNEVRFPVLLPKSHRATELLVADYHARFLHSNHETVVNELRQRFYIPQLRVVVRKIAKQCQYCRVHKAVPHPPIMAPLPEIRLTAFVRPFTHTGVDYFGPVFVKQGRSLVKRWIALFTCLSIRAVHLEVVHGLSTQSCVMAIRRFVARRGSPSTFCSDNGTNFIGASNILQEQLKITNEHCAATFTNTNTRWLLNPPLTPHMGGSWERMVRSVKVAMTAISEHPHHPSDEVLETVALEAESVVNSRPLTYIALDHAEQEALTPNHFMFYGTQGVNQPC